AGAATTGTCAATAGGCGCCTTCACCATATGCGGTATCACGATATACGGGTTACTTGCGATATCGAGAAAGCCGCTTAATGTATTTATATTCGTTTTCCTGGCAGGCGTGGCATCCAGCGTTATCGGGATGGGGCTTTTCAATTATAAACACTGGGCGAGAAATTTATTAATCTTCTTCTCCGGATATATCATTCTTATCAAGATAATGATTTTCGCAGATCTACTACACTTAAATGGGGAGATAATGACATTTCCTCCGGCCAGTTTAAAAAATTACATCTCGATAGCATACCATGGTTTCATAGTGCTGTTTCTCACCAGACAGACCGTCAAAGAGTGCTTTATTAAAAATGAGCTCCGCAATTAATAAATTTGCTTTAGAACGCGCTTTGTCGAAAATGGGCGTGGCTTCTCGCAGTCAGACCCGGGAATGGATCCTGGAGGGGCGGCTAAAAGTTAATGGAAAGACGGTTAAAGACCCTCTTCGCATTGTTCTTCCCGGGAAAGATAAAATTACTTTGGACGGAAAGGAAGCGCGGAAAAAGACCCGGGAGACGATCCTGCTGTATAAGCCGAGATCCGTTGTGACGACTCGGTCTGATGAGCATGGCCGCCGCACGATTTTTAATCTGCTACCCGAAGAGCTGCAATCTCTTCATCCGGTGGGCCGTCTGGATATGGCTACTACCGGGCTGCTACTGTTGACCAATGATACGAAGCTTTCAGCTTATTTGGCCGACCCCGCCAATGCTATTGTGCGCGTCTATGCGGTATCCGTTAAGGGTAAGGTCACGGACGCGGAAGTCCGTAAACTTATCGAGGGTGTTTGGGACCGCGGCGAATTTTTAAAACCGTTAAAGCTAACCCTGCGTAAATCCAGCAATAGAGAGTCCCATCTGATCATGGAATTAACTGAAGGGAAAAACAGAGAGATCCGAAGGATATTTGAATCTATCGGCCATGAGGTGACGAGTCTTAAGCGCATTGCCTTCGGTGCCCTGAAGCTTGGAGACATGCAGCCGGGTGAGTTTCGCCACCTGACGCCGGAAGAGATCAGGGCATTCTTAATTTATATTGATTTATAATGAGCACAATGTTATAACTAATGAAGTTTTAGCATCCCGGAACACGGCGTAAATCCGTGGCGGACCCACCGCTGTAATCGGTACGATGCGCATAGCAATAATAGCTAGCCACTTTTAACTAATGTTAGAGGGAAGGCATGCGCATCTGGAAAGAACCGTAAGCCAGAAGACCTGCTAAAGCTGTAGAAAACCGAATCCAACGGCAAAGGATTTTGGCGAAGCGTATAGACGCTTTGTCAGAGTCCTTTTTTATTTTTATATTCAATAAACCAAAAAGGCCGATGTCAGAGACATCGGCACTTAGCCTGTAATACGGCTGAATAAACTTGGAGGACGTATGAATAGGAACAGAAAAAGCAATAAGGGCGGGACGAAAAAAAATAGAAATGATATTATCGCGAGCCGGAAAACTTGCACGGCCGACGGGACAGGTTTGTCGCATTACGTTCTGATGGACAAGAAGACCAAATAAGGTAATGGATCGTTTTGTCAATTCAGGGGACGGCCCGGCATTCCAGCCGATAGAGATAGGCCATCCGCGTTATATTGGGCTCATAGATCCCGATACCGCATTTTGGTCATTGGTTGAACGCGGTAAACTATCTGATATTATGCGTGACAGTGAACTGTTGAGGGCCTACCGTAAGAAAAGGGAAAGTTTTCGCGCGGAGATGGATCGTCTCCGTTTTGGTCTGAGACCGTCCGCGGTATATTTTAATATTACCGAAAGATGTAATCTTAATTGCCGCTATTGTTATATTCCCGAACATATGCGCCGCAATGGCAGGCACATGTCCGAAAAGACCGTGATCGATGCCCTTCAATTATTGAAAGCATACTTTAAAACGTCGGCCGGTAATGCCTCATTACCTAAAATAATATTTCACGGAGCCGAACCTCTGCTGAATAAAAAGGCATTGAGAGCCGCTATCGAAAAGTTTAGCGGGGACTTTATGTTTGGCATACAAACGAACACCGTTTTATTGGATGCCGAAATGGTTTCGTTTTTGAAATCCAACAAAGTAAGCATCGGTATCTCACTTGATGGCCCGACGGCCGAAACAGTTAACAGGACCAGGGCGAGCTGGTCCGGCGAAGGTGTATTTCACAGCGTTAT
This portion of the Candidatus Omnitrophota bacterium genome encodes:
- the cbpA gene encoding modified peptide precursor CbpA — encoded protein: MNRNRKSNKGGTKKNRNDIIASRKTCTADGTGLSHYVLMDKKTK
- a CDS encoding pseudouridine synthase — protein: MSSAINKFALERALSKMGVASRSQTREWILEGRLKVNGKTVKDPLRIVLPGKDKITLDGKEARKKTRETILLYKPRSVVTTRSDEHGRRTIFNLLPEELQSLHPVGRLDMATTGLLLLTNDTKLSAYLADPANAIVRVYAVSVKGKVTDAEVRKLIEGVWDRGEFLKPLKLTLRKSSNRESHLIMELTEGKNREIRRIFESIGHEVTSLKRIAFGALKLGDMQPGEFRHLTPEEIRAFLIYIDL